The genomic region CCACTCGCTGGGGAAACTAATTGAATGGAAACTCTATATCTTTGTCTATTTTTACTAAAAAAAGAAACAGCTTACCCCGGATTGACTGCTGCTGACGCCTCAGAACTCGCCACCTCAAACCAACTTTCCGGGTTGTCTCTTAGGGTTTTTGCTTGTGCTTTCCCCAGTAAAATTTGACCTAAGCGGAAGAAGACTTTCGCCATTGCGCCTCGATCGCTTAAATTACCCACCGGAATTTCGATGACTTCATACCCTTCATAGCGCAGTTGTTCGCGAATATCTCGATCGCGCTTTTGCCGATCTGGGTCGCCATGCAAATGCCGACTCATGCCATCGAGATAAATGCAGATTCCCTCAAATCGTTCTGTTGGGTCTTCATAAAAAAAATCGGGAGTGGTGGTTCCCAAGGGTCTGCCTAAATCAATGGCATACTGTGCTGCTGGAGTGGGAAAACTGGCGCGTTGCAACATATCCCGCAGAATCGTCTCGGGATTGTTGACGGGTTTTTCTCCAGAGGTTTCTTCCACGTTGGGAAGTTTCGGGGGAATGTCGTGACCGAACTGTAACTCATGTCCCCATTCGTTAATTTTTTCGGTGGCGAGGTGACGGTTGAGGTGGCGGTGATAGTAGGAATTGCGATAGGTAAACAAACAGTCAATGCAGGCGGTATCGCACACTGCCGGACAGCGGACGGTGACTTCTAAAGCGGCAGAGGTGACATCGATCCAGCGATCGCAGATTCGATCTAGCAGTCCCGACCCTCCCGGCATCGGATCGTACAGCATCGCATCTACTTTTTCTTGGCCGGGATAGGCGATCGCCAATACTTGCAAATCGTCCAATTCCATCTCTAAAATATTGGCCGCGCCAAATCGTAACGCTTCGGCAATGCTATATGCTTCCTGGCGGTTGGCGCAGTCTTGGATGGTTAAGACATCCACGACAATATCGGCAAAAAATCCAGTGGGTTCTACGGGTTGACCGCAACGTTCCGCATGATCTTCGGCAAACTTGGCGCGATCGCCATCGGAAGAGAGTGGCGATCGCGTTTGACCGCAAACCGTACAAACTGGATATCCCAAATTATTATAAGGGAGCGAGACGCTCCCACTCCAATTCGCCGCGCCAACATTCACCAAGCGTAGGTGTACCCCTTGGCGCAACAACGCCGTTTTTTGTCCCCACTGATAAGCTTTTCCACCACTATGCCGATTTTGTTCCGAACCGACGATCGAGACTGCCATCTGGAAGCGGTAGTCTTCTTCATCGCTAATGTGCGATTGATGGGGGAGGTCTACATCGCAGATGGGAACCGCGCGAAGGGACGCAATACTTAAACTGCTGGGGGTTGCCCTAGAAACTCCCACCTCGGCGATCGCTTCATTGGTAACGTCTACTTGAAACAAGGTGAGTTGCTGTTGCGGTTCTAAATGGTAGAATCGCGGCACGAAGCGATGACCGTTGGCATAAATTAAGTTACCGGGAACGTATTCGCGCAAGGCAGTGGCCGAAGGTCGCGGCAGTTCAAAGTCAGAGATTCCCATCAGGTGACGCGGGACTTGCGCGACTCCCAAAACCGAACCGACTTCTAATCCGTAACCGGGGAGAAATCCTTCGGCGGCGAGGACGCTGTAAGTATTGATGTCGTCATATCCTTCGCTTTCCCGTTTGCGGCGGGATTGAATGCCTTTGAGTTTTTTGACGAGGCGATCGCAGCGTTGGCGTAACGCTTCCTCATCCGGGTCTAAGGTTCCCTTGCGCTGGCGAACCGCATCCAGTCGCGCCATTTGGTTTAATGACCATTGCAGGCGCTTCCACAGGCGATCGATAACTTCCGCAAGGCGATCGCCGGTGTTGAGAATGTAGTCGCGCAGTTTGGCAGGGGTGACGACTCCGACGCTTTCTGTCGGCCACTGTTGTGCGAATACTTGTGCGACTTTTTCCGATAAAATCGGTTCGGTTTTGGCAATCAGGTGACTGAGGCGGTCTACGGATAGGGGGACTTGCCGAACGTTACCGTTTTCATCGAATAGATAAGGTTTGACTTGGGTGGGGAAACAGGTTTTCAGGATATCGGCAATTTCTTCGCGATCGCCTTTTGTTAAATTTCCTTCCCCGCGTCGCAGTTGATGCAAAACCGTTAACACGGTGGCGTGAACGTGCTTTTCCACCATCAGGGGATTGCGGAGGTTGAAACGCGGTGGCGCGATCGCACCATTGAGCAGTTTCATCGGGTCGTTAAAATAGGCGCGATCGTGACTCGCTTGCCGCGCATAGGTGAGATTGACTGCCATCCGATGCCGTCTGCCAGCGCGTCCGGCGCGTTGCCAGTAGTTGGCGGGGAGGGGGGGAACGTTTCGCATCAACACTGCATCCAGTCCCCCGATATCCACTCCCATCTCTAAGGTGGGGGTACAAACCAAGGTATTCACATATTCCCCATCGCCTTTAAACAATCGTTCTAAAATTTCGCGTTCCTTCGCGGGAACTTGTGCCGAATGCTCTCTGGCTCGAAGGGTGGTAAACTGTTGGTCGAGTACCATCAAATCGTAATTGTCGGCATTTTCTTCTTCATATTCCAAAGTTCCCGAACAACGCCACGCCATACAGGTCAATTTCGGTGTGGGTCGAATGTGACTGCGGCGGCAAATTTGACAGCGATAAATCCCTTGGTGAGACGTCAGTCGGATTTTATCGGCATCAATTTGATAGACGCCGTTACATCCTCTGAGAGGTTGGTTGCGCGAACTCAGTAGCGGAACTTGGACGAGAATTTTAAGCTGTTCGGTGAGTAATTCCCAAAGTTCTTCGTAAAATTCGGCAATGCTATCTTTATGGATTCCCCAATTTCTTGCCGCTTGTCGCGCTAGAGTATCGCCTTTAGCACTTAACCACTGCTGCACGCGATTGGCATTGTCTGCCGGGTCTCGTTGCAGTTTCAATCCTTTGGGGACACCTTGGAGTAAGGGGAGATACCCGCGCTGAATTTCGCGATCGCCTTCTTTCCAGAATCGCGAGAAAATTCGTCCTTCGGGGTCGAATAAAATATTGCCGCGTCGGGAGACATCGAGTAAGGAGGCAATTCCTTCGATGAGTTCTTCGGGAGAAACTCGCAAGAAAGTGGCCCATTTTTGAATAAATTCGAGATCGGGAGTTAGTCCTAAATAGTGGATTTTCATCCGTCCCCAGGGTTCTAACCCGATGCGTTGTTTGACGCCGGTGGCAATTTCTCGCAGAACGGCGATTCTGAGGAAATATTTGCGTTCTTGTCGGTGTTTTTGTCCCGCCGCTTCTTTGCGTTCCACGTCCCAAACTTCGGGGATTAAGGTGCGAGAGAGTTCGTCATCATCATCTAATAAGTCATCGAGATAGGCGGTGAGGTCGCCGATCGAGACTTCGCTTTGTTGGATGCGATCGTACATTAAACTTCGCAGGCGGTAGCGTCTGGCGCGATCGCGCATCCAACCGGACTGAAAGGCGGCATCTTGGCGGTTATCGGCAAAGATGAGCAGGCGACGGCGTTCGGCATAATGGATGGCATTTTGTGCCAAAACGTGAACGTCTGAAACGGTGACGGCGCGAACGGGTCGAGTCGGTTCGCGATATCCGCCGACGCCGTGGCGTCCCAATGCCTGACAGGTGACGCAACTGCTCAGTTTGCCGGGGTATTTGGATTTTTGGCGAACCGCCAACAGTTCGATGAGTCCTCCGGGATGACCGCAACCGCGACAGCGATCGCAGAATAGATCGTGCAAGGTGCCGCAGTGTCGGCAAAAATAGAGGGGGACGGTGGAATTGGGATATTGACGTTCGCGGCTATGAGAAGATAGGGAGCGAGACGCTCCCACCCCCGTAGTGCGAGCATCTTGCTCGCTGCTATGAGACGATAGAAAATCGTCTGTGTAGTCTTCAATATTCTCGTCATCGGTAACGAGTTTATCCAAGAGGATGACGCGATCGCCTCCTCGTTCGGAACTGAGAGGTTTCCAGATAACCCGATGTTCGGTGAGTTGTCCCCCTTCCGGTTGTTTGTCGAAAAACTTAAAATCGCCGACGTGATGGCTAAAATAATGCTGTCCGCAGGTGGTACAGGTGGTGACTGGCAACCGAAACAATCCATCTCCACCACTTTCACCGACAGCATCTTCCGCCGACAACCACAGTTGGGGACGAGTTTGACCGGAGGGAAAGGTCACGACTGCGCCACCGACGCCGCGAATGAATCCATGTATCACCGGACGCAGTAAGGGCCGGTTATCTTTGCGAGAGGAGGCACCTAACGCCAACCACGCTAAAATTTCTTCCTCGGAAATCGGGCGATCGCTGCGGCGTTGCAAGTCGCCAACCAGTTCGGGAAGCAGGCGGGGTTTTTTCAGCGCATCGGCGATTTGGTAAACCAGTTCGTTGGCAGCAAGGCAGTTGTAGAGACTTTCCTGCCAGTTTTTGACGTCAAGCGCTTCCCCCGTCATCCCTTGAAACACTGCCACTAATAATTGATTCTCCAGGGAGCGAGATTGATTCTCCAGGGAGCGAGATTGATTCTCCAGGGAGCGAGACGCTCCCACTTCTGGGGGGGTGCGAGCATCTTGCTCGCTGCTGTCAAAAGATTGGGAGCGAGACGCTCCCACTTCTGGGGGAGTGCGAGCATCTTGCTCGCTGCTGTCAAAAGATTGGGAGCGAGATTGATTCTCCAGGGAGCGAGACGCTCCCACTTCTGGGGGGGTGCGAGCATCTTGCTCGCTGCTGTCAAAAGATTGGGAGCGAGATTGATTCTCCAGGGAGCGAGATTGATTCTCCAGGGAGCGAGACGCTCCCACTTCTGGGGGAGTGCGAGCATCTTGCTCGCTGCTGTCAAAAGATTGGGAGCGAGATTGATTCTCCAGGGAGCGAGATTGATTCTCCAGGGAGCGAGACGCTCCCACCCCTGGGGGAGTGCGAGCATCTTGCTCGCTGCTGTCAAAAGATTGGGAGCGAGACGCTCCCACTTCTGGGGGGGTGCGAGCATCTTGCTCGCTGCTGTCAAAAGATTGGGAGCGAGACGCTCCCACCCCTGGGGGAGTGCGAGCATCTTGCTCGCTATTGCTATAATTGTCCAACGCATCCAAGACGTTTCGCAATTGGACTGCCGGATTGCCGGAGAGGGGTGGCGGCAACTGGCGGTGAGGTTGCCAGTCATCCTGTTGGTATTCTTCCCGAACCAAGATCGCGCGATCGGCATCAATCCCGAAGAATCGGACGGCGAAATCTTTTCCCGCATTTAATCCTTGTTCCGGATCGGCAATGGTGGCGGAGGTGGCGATGCAGGTGGTTTCCCCAGCACTTTTGCCGCAAAACGATCGCAGGCGACGGATCAGACAGGCAGTTTCTGCACCGGCAGCACCTGAGAAGGTATGTGCTTCATCAAACACCAGATAATCCAATCTGGCGCGATCGAACAATTCCACATCCCGTCCTCGGGTGAGGAGGAGTTCCAATTGGTTGACGTTGGTGAGGAGAATGCGCGGCGGATTTTTCCGCATTTCTTCGCGAGAAACCCGTTCTTCTGGGGGATAAATCGCATAAGATTGTTTTTCCTGTTGGGATTTTTTCAGTGCCTTTTGATAGTCGAGGCGAGAGGCACCCGGTTTGAGGCGTTGTCCCGTAGCGGCAGCAGTTTTTTCCGGCGTTTTGCCGACATACATCCCAAAACTGATACCACTACCGCAGAGAAGTTCTCGCAAGCGTCCCAGTTGGTCTTCTGCCAGCGCATTCATCGGATAAACGATAACGGCGACAATTCCCGGCGGTGCATTTTCATCCCGCAAGTCCAAACAATGGGAAATTATCGGATAGAGGAAACATTCGGTTTTGCCGGAACCCGTTCCTGTGGAGACGAGGGTGGGATTGCTGTTGAGAATGGCACGAATTGCCGTTTCTTGATGACCGTAGAGAGTGGGATAGGCGGCAATTTGGGTTAAATGCGGGTGGAGGAGACCTTCTTTCACCAGGGTGGAAATTTTGGCACCTTCACGGAAACTGCGGGAAAGACTGATATAAGGGCCTTTAAATAAGGGAGTGTGGCGAGTTTTTTCCAGGTTGAGGAGTCCCCGCATCTGTTCGTAGAGGTGGGAGTCAGCGAAGGGATAGGCCGTCAGTTGGTATTTGAGGAAGTCGCTGACAATTTTTTCGGTGTAGAGGATAGGGTTGAGCATGAGTTTTAGGCTTTAGAGAACAATAGGAGTTTTGAGTTCGTACTAACGATTTCAGTCCCCCTTCCCCTATTCGTCATAAAAATGTCGTTTTGTCGCGTGGGAGTTTAGATATCAATCGGAACAACTGTACTGACTAAATTATACACTGGCGTGTAAATGTCAACGTCAACTTCCGGGACTCGAATGGAAACAATTAAGGAATAGGACGATATTGCCTCGTAACGGTCTAAATATTTCTTCTCTTTCCACCATCCCCCCACTGGATAGACGGCGATCGCATCTTTCTGCGCCAACTCAACTGCCGTGCCATACCAAACGTCCGAATGTATAGAACCAACATCTCTGGCCTTCGGTCCCAAAAACCATTTTTCATTGTCAGAATGATTTGAAACGGGGTTGTCTTCCTCTTCTTCTCTCACAGCTTGATTGATTCGCCACCTGAAATCCCGATCGCTTTCCAGAGAACCTTTGACCTGAAACCGCAATCCATGCGAAGCATAACGGTGGCGATAAGCCCATCCTCGCTCTCCGGGATTGGGTTCTATAAAGTAGGAGAGAGTAATCTTTAGCTCTACGTTGGCCTCTCCTAATTCTTCTAGTTTTTCCTGTGGCCAGGGCAGTTGGTGAAGCTTCATTTCTTTTAGCTTAACGCTATTTACCTCTAAATAAAACGGCTGAATTTCATCTTCAATAATTAAAGTTAAATCGTTTTTAGCACTTTGAAGCGCACGGCCTAAATCGGGAACGCCGTAACCATAGCGTCTTACAAGATTGCATCTAGATGTTTTAGAAGACGCACCATTGAAATGCTTCTGCATTGCTGGAGTCCATTCAGCGGAATGGACAATCAGTGCGCGTACCGTTTCTGGACGATAATTGGGATGTTCTGACATGATACGTGCTGCCATATAACTGGCGAGAGCAGTTGCAGAACTGGTATCGCTTATGCGATCGAACATTCTCAGATTCGGGCGATAATGAGTGGTGAGCAGACACAGATCGTTAATAGACTCCCCTGGATTTTGACCATCCCAGGCCATATTTCCCCCTTCAAAAACAACATCCGGGCGAATCGGCCATTGAGTTTCCCATGTGACGGATGTCCGACTTCGAGGAGAAAGATCGCCTCCAGGTGCTACGGTTTGCCAACCCTGATAGTTAGGGTCAATAATATTAATTTTTTCCGTATAAGCACCCACAACAAGAGGATTCCACGCTTGTCCGGGATTTTCTATGGGTTCAGTATCGTTAATATCCAGGTAATTCGTTACAGGGATATCTTGACGAATATTACCTGCAGATATAACCATCAGTCGCCGGAAATCGCCATCGTTGAAGCACAGTCGATCTATTGCTGCAGACCAAGATGATGGCGTTCCTCTATGGTTAGAGAGGGTTTCGCTCGTGACTGCCATGCACAATACTCGACGGCGGGTCGGTTCGTGAATTTCAGGTAAGGAAATCCCTTGCTCTGTTATTGCACCATAAAGCTCCGGCTTATTTCCTCCAGAATTAGGTAGTATTTTAACCGATTCTAAACGGTGTAACAGTTTCACTGGTTCAGAGGTTGCTAAAAAATCCATCAGGGAGTCAGAATACAAGCATAAACCCGCCATTGCTGTTCCGTGACCCTGCCACTGCGGACTATCATTAACCCCCCACGAGGGTTCTACAGTATGCATATCATTTTGAGCGAGTCCTGGGGAAAGTAGCGGGTGACGTTGCACTACGCCACTGTCTAAGAGGCAGATCGATACGGCGTGTTTTCCGGGTTCAAGCAATCGTGCAGCTAAATCTTCCACCCATTCATCTTGTTCTCGCGTTCTCATTTCCAGAAAGAACGAGGGTGTATCTTTGGCAAGTCGCAATTCTGCTACAGCATCAGAGTTTTTGATAATTTGCGCCATTGCTTCAACGTTGCACATTGCAAGAACAATCTCGCGTTCAGGGAAAGACAACGTATGAGAGTTTATTCTGACATCGAGTATTGTAGCGACTTGCTCAAATCCTTCTTTTTTGCCTTTTCGGAGCCAAACTTCCCACCATATTTCTCGATTGTCTTGTGGGAATAAGGCCGGTTCATCTGTAAATAGGGATTGAACGGTTCCAATGTCCACTCCTTCTAATCGCGCAATGAGTGCCTCATTTTTTGGCTTATTTTTCTTGGTATCTTCGTCTCGATACTCTTCAATCTTTTTGAGGAAGTAGTTGGCGGCGGACTCTGGCACGAAAACAGTCGCTCGAACCATATCTTGTTGTTCGGGCAGTTGACTAACCGCAACCAGTTCAATCTTTTTTTGACGGTTTTCTAGGGATTTTAATGCAGCCGTTTCTTCAGCTTTAAGTTGAAATTCTAGGTAAAATCCTGGAACTCCAACCGCTACATTAGAATTGCGAGACTTGATTTGCTGACGCGCTTCCTGAATTGCGCGATCGATCGCCTGTTCTAAAAATTGGGCGTGTTCTTTTCTATCTCGTTCGGGAGGAGATTTGGAACCACCGCCTTGCGGAGGTCTTTTATAGGCTTCATTCTTGCCTTTTTCTGGCACGTAGATATGAGGAAACTGCCTGGATTTTTCAACCATGCTATGAGGATGCTGTTAGCGAACGTTGAGTGGTAATATTTT from Oxynema aestuarii AP17 harbors:
- a CDS encoding S8 family peptidase, with protein sequence MVEKSRQFPHIYVPEKGKNEAYKRPPQGGGSKSPPERDRKEHAQFLEQAIDRAIQEARQQIKSRNSNVAVGVPGFYLEFQLKAEETAALKSLENRQKKIELVAVSQLPEQQDMVRATVFVPESAANYFLKKIEEYRDEDTKKNKPKNEALIARLEGVDIGTVQSLFTDEPALFPQDNREIWWEVWLRKGKKEGFEQVATILDVRINSHTLSFPEREIVLAMCNVEAMAQIIKNSDAVAELRLAKDTPSFFLEMRTREQDEWVEDLAARLLEPGKHAVSICLLDSGVVQRHPLLSPGLAQNDMHTVEPSWGVNDSPQWQGHGTAMAGLCLYSDSLMDFLATSEPVKLLHRLESVKILPNSGGNKPELYGAITEQGISLPEIHEPTRRRVLCMAVTSETLSNHRGTPSSWSAAIDRLCFNDGDFRRLMVISAGNIRQDIPVTNYLDINDTEPIENPGQAWNPLVVGAYTEKINIIDPNYQGWQTVAPGGDLSPRSRTSVTWETQWPIRPDVVFEGGNMAWDGQNPGESINDLCLLTTHYRPNLRMFDRISDTSSATALASYMAARIMSEHPNYRPETVRALIVHSAEWTPAMQKHFNGASSKTSRCNLVRRYGYGVPDLGRALQSAKNDLTLIIEDEIQPFYLEVNSVKLKEMKLHQLPWPQEKLEELGEANVELKITLSYFIEPNPGERGWAYRHRYASHGLRFQVKGSLESDRDFRWRINQAVREEEEDNPVSNHSDNEKWFLGPKARDVGSIHSDVWYGTAVELAQKDAIAVYPVGGWWKEKKYLDRYEAISSYSLIVSIRVPEVDVDIYTPVYNLVSTVVPIDI
- a CDS encoding DEAD/DEAH box helicase, with the protein product MLNPILYTEKIVSDFLKYQLTAYPFADSHLYEQMRGLLNLEKTRHTPLFKGPYISLSRSFREGAKISTLVKEGLLHPHLTQIAAYPTLYGHQETAIRAILNSNPTLVSTGTGSGKTECFLYPIISHCLDLRDENAPPGIVAVIVYPMNALAEDQLGRLRELLCGSGISFGMYVGKTPEKTAAATGQRLKPGASRLDYQKALKKSQQEKQSYAIYPPEERVSREEMRKNPPRILLTNVNQLELLLTRGRDVELFDRARLDYLVFDEAHTFSGAAGAETACLIRRLRSFCGKSAGETTCIATSATIADPEQGLNAGKDFAVRFFGIDADRAILVREEYQQDDWQPHRQLPPPLSGNPAVQLRNVLDALDNYSNSEQDARTPPGVGASRSQSFDSSEQDARTPPEVGASRSQSFDSSEQDARTPPGVGASRSLENQSRSLENQSRSQSFDSSEQDARTPPEVGASRSLENQSRSLENQSRSQSFDSSEQDARTPPEVGASRSLENQSRSQSFDSSEQDARTPPEVGASRSQSFDSSEQDARTPPEVGASRSLENQSRSLENQSRSLENQLLVAVFQGMTGEALDVKNWQESLYNCLAANELVYQIADALKKPRLLPELVGDLQRRSDRPISEEEILAWLALGASSRKDNRPLLRPVIHGFIRGVGGAVVTFPSGQTRPQLWLSAEDAVGESGGDGLFRLPVTTCTTCGQHYFSHHVGDFKFFDKQPEGGQLTEHRVIWKPLSSERGGDRVILLDKLVTDDENIEDYTDDFLSSHSSEQDARTTGVGASRSLSSHSRERQYPNSTVPLYFCRHCGTLHDLFCDRCRGCGHPGGLIELLAVRQKSKYPGKLSSCVTCQALGRHGVGGYREPTRPVRAVTVSDVHVLAQNAIHYAERRRLLIFADNRQDAAFQSGWMRDRARRYRLRSLMYDRIQQSEVSIGDLTAYLDDLLDDDDELSRTLIPEVWDVERKEAAGQKHRQERKYFLRIAVLREIATGVKQRIGLEPWGRMKIHYLGLTPDLEFIQKWATFLRVSPEELIEGIASLLDVSRRGNILFDPEGRIFSRFWKEGDREIQRGYLPLLQGVPKGLKLQRDPADNANRVQQWLSAKGDTLARQAARNWGIHKDSIAEFYEELWELLTEQLKILVQVPLLSSRNQPLRGCNGVYQIDADKIRLTSHQGIYRCQICRRSHIRPTPKLTCMAWRCSGTLEYEEENADNYDLMVLDQQFTTLRAREHSAQVPAKEREILERLFKGDGEYVNTLVCTPTLEMGVDIGGLDAVLMRNVPPLPANYWQRAGRAGRRHRMAVNLTYARQASHDRAYFNDPMKLLNGAIAPPRFNLRNPLMVEKHVHATVLTVLHQLRRGEGNLTKGDREEIADILKTCFPTQVKPYLFDENGNVRQVPLSVDRLSHLIAKTEPILSEKVAQVFAQQWPTESVGVVTPAKLRDYILNTGDRLAEVIDRLWKRLQWSLNQMARLDAVRQRKGTLDPDEEALRQRCDRLVKKLKGIQSRRKRESEGYDDINTYSVLAAEGFLPGYGLEVGSVLGVAQVPRHLMGISDFELPRPSATALREYVPGNLIYANGHRFVPRFYHLEPQQQLTLFQVDVTNEAIAEVGVSRATPSSLSIASLRAVPICDVDLPHQSHISDEEDYRFQMAVSIVGSEQNRHSGGKAYQWGQKTALLRQGVHLRLVNVGAANWSGSVSLPYNNLGYPVCTVCGQTRSPLSSDGDRAKFAEDHAERCGQPVEPTGFFADIVVDVLTIQDCANRQEAYSIAEALRFGAANILEMELDDLQVLAIAYPGQEKVDAMLYDPMPGGSGLLDRICDRWIDVTSAALEVTVRCPAVCDTACIDCLFTYRNSYYHRHLNRHLATEKINEWGHELQFGHDIPPKLPNVEETSGEKPVNNPETILRDMLQRASFPTPAAQYAIDLGRPLGTTTPDFFYEDPTERFEGICIYLDGMSRHLHGDPDRQKRDRDIREQLRYEGYEVIEIPVGNLSDRGAMAKVFFRLGQILLGKAQAKTLRDNPESWFEVASSEASAAVNPG